GAGCACCTTCTGAAGTTCGCTCCCCCCAAATTCTGGAGATGCATCGCCAACTACATAGATGGCATCACCTGTAGTAGTGAATCCTTGGCGGGTAGTGTGGTTTACATCATCAATCAGACCAACCATGCCAACAACTGGTGTTGGATAAATCGATTGATTGTTGGAACCATTATAGAGAGAAACATTTCCACTGATGACAGGTGTGGTAAGGCTGGAACATGCTTCACTCATTCCTTCTACTGTCTTCTCCATTTGCCAGTAGTTCTCCGGAATATCTGGACTTCCAAAGTTCAAACAATCGGTTAGGGCTAATGGCTTCCCTCCGGAGCACACGATGTTACGCGCCGCTTCCGCAACAGCAATTTTTCCACCTACGCTAGGATCTAGATAGATATATCGAGAGTTACAATCCGTTGTCATGGCAATGGCTTTGTTCGTTTCTCGAATACGAAGCACAGCAGCATCAGAACCAGGTGTAACAACCGTATTTGTCCCAACCATCGTGTCATACTGGTCATATACCCATTCTTTACTTGCGATGGTGGACTGTTGTAGAAGCTTCACAATCATGTCTTCTGCATTTTCTACATGGGGAAGGTAAGATGCTTGTTGTTGAAACGCTGTGTAATAGTCAGGCTGTCTTGAATCTTGATAGTAAACAGGAGCTTCCTCTGCCAGGGCATCAACCGGAACCTCTGCTACCGTTTCATCCTGAAAACGTAAACGAAGTACTTGATCATCAATGACTTCCCCTATCGTACTAGCACTAAGACCGTATTTTTGCACAATTGCTTCTATCTCTGTCTCGCGACCTTTTTCAACGATTAACAGCATTCGCTCCTGAGATTCAGAGAGCATCAGTTCATATGGCGTCATGTTTTGTTCGCGCTGTGGAACATCATCCATGATCATTTCAATTCCTGTACCAGATTTACTAGCCATCTCACTCGCAGATGACGTTAATCCAGCTGCGCCCATGTCTTGCATGCCTACAAGGGCATCACATTGCGTAATCTCTAAGCATGCTTCAATCAAAAGTTTCTCCATGAACGGGTCCCCGACTTGGACAGATGGACGTTTACTAGCTGACTCATCAGACAACTCTTCAGAGGCAAACGTAGCCCCATGGATGCCGTCACGACCAGTTGGTGCGCCTACATACATAACAGAGTTGCCGAGACCAGTGGCAATTCCTTTTTGTATGTCTTTTTGATCAATAAGACCAACACACATCGCATTCACTAAAGGATTGCCTTCATAGCAAGAATCAAATTGCACTTCTCCACCTACAGTAGGTACGCCAACGCAATTTCCGTAACCAGAAATGCCATGGACCACTTCACGGAAAAGGTATTTCACACGTTCAGACGTTAACTCGCCAAAACGGAGGGAATTCAACAATCCAATCGGACGAGCACCCATGGAAAAGACATCGCGCAAAATGCCTCCAACACCTGTAGCCGCCCCTTGATAAGGCTCGATTGCTGATGGATGGTTATGACTTTCGATTTTAAATACAACCGCTTTGTCATCCCCAATATCAATGATTCCCGCTCCTTCTCCAGGACCTTGCAGCACATGAGGTGCCTTGGTAGGGAATTTTT
Above is a window of Pontibacillus yanchengensis DNA encoding:
- the purL gene encoding phosphoribosylformylglycinamidine synthase subunit PurL — its product is MYSTLEISPEKIDQDQLYKEMGLTDGEFASIKTILGRSPNYTETGLFSVMWSEHCSYKNSRPLLKKFPTKAPHVLQGPGEGAGIIDIGDDKAVVFKIESHNHPSAIEPYQGAATGVGGILRDVFSMGARPIGLLNSLRFGELTSERVKYLFREVVHGISGYGNCVGVPTVGGEVQFDSCYEGNPLVNAMCVGLIDQKDIQKGIATGLGNSVMYVGAPTGRDGIHGATFASEELSDESASKRPSVQVGDPFMEKLLIEACLEITQCDALVGMQDMGAAGLTSSASEMASKSGTGIEMIMDDVPQREQNMTPYELMLSESQERMLLIVEKGRETEIEAIVQKYGLSASTIGEVIDDQVLRLRFQDETVAEVPVDALAEEAPVYYQDSRQPDYYTAFQQQASYLPHVENAEDMIVKLLQQSTIASKEWVYDQYDTMVGTNTVVTPGSDAAVLRIRETNKAIAMTTDCNSRYIYLDPSVGGKIAVAEAARNIVCSGGKPLALTDCLNFGSPDIPENYWQMEKTVEGMSEACSSLTTPVISGNVSLYNGSNNQSIYPTPVVGMVGLIDDVNHTTRQGFTTTGDAIYVVGDASPEFGGSELQKVLEGEYFGTPPSINMEVEQTRQTQLLEAIQSGYVHSAHDVAEGGLAVALAECLFDNELGCDVHLEGEATTELFSESQSRFIVSVPQAKRYEFENLLTDARHIGVVNETETMSIHLNEQQVVSLSTKDIKAAWREAIPCQLKSKD